DNA sequence from the Cohnella herbarum genome:
GCTTGGCGTCAATCCGTTCGATCAACCCGGCGTCGAAGCTTACAAGAAGAACATGTTCGCGTTGCTCGGCAAACCGGGCTTTGAAGAGCAGAAGAAAGCGTTGGAAGCCCGCCTGTAACGTTCGTTGCGAATGACTTTGGGCAACATATGCTGATAAATCGGTTTTCGTGTGATAGAATGGGGTCAAGTTTGCCTTCCGGGCGAGCTTGACCCCATTGATCTGTCAAGGGAGCGATGATCAGCATGATAGACATTCATACGCACATACTTCCCGGATTGGATGACGGAGCAAACGATTGGGAGGATACTTTGAATATGGCGCGTGCAGCAGTTGATGAGGGAATTACGACCCTGATAGCGACGCCGCACCACGCTAACGGTCGCTACAATAATAAAGCGGTCGAAGTGAAGGAGCATACCCGTCTTATTAACGAACGGTTAATAACCGCAGGCGTACCGATTACGATTAGACCCGGACAAGAGATTCGGGTGCATGACGACCTGCTAGAGGCATGGCACAGGGAAGAATTGCTTCCATTGGCCGGCTCCGAATATGTGCTAATAGAAATGCCTTCTTCGCGTATTCCCAAAGAGATGATCGAGCTGATTCACGAGCTCCTTATCCTGAACTTAAAACCTATCATCGCTCATCCCGAGCGTAATGCCGAAGTCGTGAAGCAACCGGAGCGGCTCGCGGAATTAATCGAGAAGGGGGCTTTCGCTCAAGTGACGACCCACTCGTTGCTTGGAGGTTTCGGCCGACGAATCGAGCAATCCGCTTGGTCTCTTTGCAGAAGCGGCCTCATTCATGTCGTCTCTTCCGATGCCCATCATCTTGACCGAAGAGGGTTTCGGTTGCGCGAAGCCTATGAAGTCGTTCGCGAGCGCATGGGGGAGCAGTGGGAGAACTATTTCCTGAACAATGCGTTATGCGTGGCCGAAGATCGGCCTTTTGTCGGCAAACCGGATGCGGCGCCGTTAACCGATGGCGTTCTCCGCCGTTTCATTTCCTATTTTAGCGGTAAATGAGTAGACGAAGCGGTCATTTAGCAGGAGGTGTTCGTGATACCGAAGATGTATTTCCGTTTGATTTCGATTAGTAGGATAATCCCGATACAAATTCTTATAATCGGGAAAAAGGACTGAAACGGATTTCTCTAAACCTTCAATAAAACAGTTTCGGGAACCAAGCGCACCTCGTTTTGGGAGGAAAAGCTAGGTTTTTTTAGCATTTCGGTTAATAAAAACGTTTATTTTGGTTCGATAATAGCCCCGAATAGCGATGTAAAAAATCGGGATTGGGTTTTTTTGCCTAGTCTTTCCGGGACGGTAGCCAATAGTCCCTCTTTTGAGCGAAATCAGAGGGATTATTGATGACTCCTTCAACGATCCAAGTTACGAATAGATATTCGATTTCCTTTTTGTTATAAGGAATGGGACGATTGAGTCACGAATAAAACGAAGACCTAAAGTCTGAAAATTGAAATTAAATAATTAAGCGCTTCCACGGCGAAGAATGATCTTTATCGGAATAAAAAAGGAAAGAAATTCATATGAAAACAGTTATGAAAATGAGCAAGAATGTCTAAACGGCACCATGTCTTTATTCCCTCTTGAAATTCCGATTTCTATGGCATAATTAAATTCACGAGGGAGATTAGCTGTCAAGTCGCTAAATGCCCCGTACCAGGCAGTCGCTACGAAACGATAAGGATGAGCAAATCTGAAGGGTTAACCGTAACTGTTCCTTTCAAGTTAGAGAACGAGCGAAATAGCGGTGCTCAGCGCCCTTATTTCTCCGGAAACTCGCACGCGGGACGAAATAGCGGTGCTCAGCACCCTTATTTCACCAAAAACCTGCCCGCGGGGCGAAATAGCGGTGCTCAGCACCCTTATTTCACCAAAAACCCGCTCGCGGGACGAAATAGCGGTGCCCAGCACCCTTATTTCTCCAGAAACCCGCTCGCGGAGCGAAATAGCGGTGTGGTTGATTCAATTTCGCAAAGCGATTGCCCTGTGCCCCGCGCAAAAAGAAAGTTAAAAATTTCTAAAATGAATGATATTTTACTATTATTAAAACCTCCTAATATAGGTTGAATTCTATGTCGAGTTGTAGCAAGCTAATCTTGTTATAATGATGCACCATTATTCCGATGTAAATGATGGTGTTACTTGATGAGTGGAGGAGATTAAAGATGAACGTTTCGAATCAGGAGCAGAAGCAAGTAAGGCTGAAGCAATTTTTGAAAATATTATCCGAAGATCCTTCCCTATTCAATCAAGAAAGGCATGAGGAGTGCAGATCGTTATCCGAGCTCCTTATGTATACGGGTTATCTCCCCCGCAACGAGTCCGTCGACATGGCCGAACTGGTATCGCAGCTATTGAAGAAAATGGGGCTTGAAGCCGGATTGGAAGACATGATGGATTACGTCATGAATGGCGGAACGGTCGACGATTTTATGAACACGGGGAGACAAGAGCTGAACTAACCGCAAGTACAATTGTCGCGACAGGGTTATTCTTAGATGAAGCCACGCCCATTTGTTCGCGAAATGAATAATTAAGTAATTATCATATTCATAAGGAGATCTTTCGTTCATGAGGATGGAAACTTCTATGAATATTTCACGCCCGTAAGTTCTCGAATTGAATAACTATTTATATTAAAATTTCGAAATGAATAACTTTATCAACCACATCGAAAAGATGACTTAACCAGTAACGGAGGAGACGATTTGGAGCTAAAACAATATTGGATCATCGTGAAAAGAAGGTTGTTATTGATCGTTTTGATTATTATCGTCAGCTGTCTGTCCGTCGGAATCTATTCCTATTACTTCATTCAACCCCAGTATGAAGCTTCCGCCAAGCTGATCGTCAACCAGTACAAGGACAGCAGTTCATTGCTTCCGAGTATCGACGTTGGCTCCATTAATTCCACGATCGGGCTGATCAAAACCTATAAAGAAATTATAAGAACGCCGCGCATTATGAAAAACGTAGTCAAAGACTACCCGGATCTTAATATGTCGTACGGCGATCTCATCGGAAAAGTAAGAGTAAGCTCGGTGAACGAAACGCAAGTGATGTCCGTATCGGTCCGGGACAATTCTTATGAGAAGGCAGCGAATGCCGCGAACGCGGTCGCGGTCGTTTTTCAGAAGATGGTTCCCGGGTTGATGAAGGTCGACAACGTGTCGGTGTTGGACTTTGCCGATCCGAAGGAGCATCGCGGTCCCGTTGCCCCGAATCCGAAGTTGAATATTGCCGTCGCTTTCATGCTGGCGTTGATGCTGGGCGTAGGCATATCTTTCCTGCTCGATTATTTGGACGACACGATCAAATCCGAGGAAGATATCGAATCGCTGCTGGGGGTTCCGGTGCTGACTTCGATTCCGAGGTTTCAAGAACGGGATGCGATTGAACGCGGAGGCAAAACCCCGCTAACGAGAACGGCCGGGAGGGAAAAACATGTCTCGCTTGATACCTAAATGGAACCTGATTACGGAAACGAATCCTAAATCTCCGATTTCCGAAGGTTATCGGATACTTAGGACAAACATCGAGTATTCGTCCATCGACCAATCGCAGCAGATCATCATGGTTACCTCTTCCAACCCTAGCGAAGGAAAGAGTACGACTTGCGCGAACATGGCCGTCGCTTTTGCCCAAACGAACAAAAGGGTGCTGCTGATCGATGCCGATCTACGAAAGCCGACGCAGCATCATATTTTCGGTAAATCCAATCGATTCGGCTTGACGTCGGCTCTCTTCAATCAAAGAGAGTTGCAAGAAGTCATCCAACATACCAACACGGACAACCTATCGCTCATTCCCGCCGGCCCTACGCCGCCTAACCCTTCGGAGTTGCTTTCCTCGAAGAGAATGGCGGCGCTTCTGGACACGACGAAAGGGATGTACGACATGATCATCGTCGATACGCCGCCCATCTTATTCGTAACGGACGCCCAGATCGTAGCGGCGCAAAGCGATGGCGTCGTTCTCGTCGTTGATTCCGGCAAAGTGAGAAAAGAAGTCGCGCTCAAAGCGAAGGCTTCTCTGGATCACGTGAAGGCCAAACTGCTCGGCGTCGTTCTCAATAACGTCAACCGCAAGCATGCCGACTCCTATTACTACTATTACGGAGAGAAGAACGAAAGCTAGCATCGGTTATCTGAACATCGGTCATCCGAACATTTTATAAGAGTCAACGGTTAGGTAATGTCTCCTGCACCTCTATCACCGGAGGCACTCGGTCATGCTGTGGGTCAGCCGACCTTAGACGTTCATCGTCAAGGGTATGACGTGAGGAAGGGTTAGATGCCCATTGTAAGAGGTTAACTTGATCCATAGACAAAAAAACAGGATAGGGTGAAATCAAAATGGCAAAAGTGAGAAAAGCGATTATCCCCGCAGCAGGGCTTGGTACCCGTTTTTTACCGGCAACGAAAGCGATGCCGAAAGAAATGCTTCCCATTCTTGATAAGCCTACCATTCAGTACATCGTGGAAGAAGCGATCGAATCGGGTGTCGAAGACATTATCGTCGTGACCGGCAAAGGCAAACGGGCGATCGAAGACCACTTTGACATCGCATTCGAGCTGGAACACATTTTAGAGGAAAAAGGCAAACTCGACATCTTGGAAAAGGTCAGAAAATCATCGAACGTTAATCTTCATTATATTAGGCAGAAAGAAGCGAAAGGGCTGGGACACGCCGTATGGTGCGCCCGCAACTTCATTGGCGACGAGCCGTTCGCGGTTCTGCTCGGAGACGATATCGTCGAAGCGGACGTTCCGTGCACGAGGCAACTCATCGAACAGTTTGAACGAACGGGCCGTTCGGTTATCGGCGTTCAGACGGTATGCGTGGACCAGACGCATCGTTACGGGATCGTGGATCCGGGCGAAAGAATCGATAATCTGTACCACGTGAACCGTTTTGTGGAGAAGCCGCCGAAAGGCAAGGCGCCATCCAATCTGGCGATCATGGGCCGATACGTCCTGACTCCCGATATTTTCGAATACTTAGGCCGGCATGAGCGAGGAGCGGGCGGAGAAATTCAACTGACCGACGCG
Encoded proteins:
- a CDS encoding YveK family protein codes for the protein MELKQYWIIVKRRLLLIVLIIIVSCLSVGIYSYYFIQPQYEASAKLIVNQYKDSSSLLPSIDVGSINSTIGLIKTYKEIIRTPRIMKNVVKDYPDLNMSYGDLIGKVRVSSVNETQVMSVSVRDNSYEKAANAANAVAVVFQKMVPGLMKVDNVSVLDFADPKEHRGPVAPNPKLNIAVAFMLALMLGVGISFLLDYLDDTIKSEEDIESLLGVPVLTSIPRFQERDAIERGGKTPLTRTAGREKHVSLDT
- a CDS encoding CpsD/CapB family tyrosine-protein kinase, which encodes MSRLIPKWNLITETNPKSPISEGYRILRTNIEYSSIDQSQQIIMVTSSNPSEGKSTTCANMAVAFAQTNKRVLLIDADLRKPTQHHIFGKSNRFGLTSALFNQRELQEVIQHTNTDNLSLIPAGPTPPNPSELLSSKRMAALLDTTKGMYDMIIVDTPPILFVTDAQIVAAQSDGVVLVVDSGKVRKEVALKAKASLDHVKAKLLGVVLNNVNRKHADSYYYYYGEKNES
- the galU gene encoding UTP--glucose-1-phosphate uridylyltransferase GalU; amino-acid sequence: MAKVRKAIIPAAGLGTRFLPATKAMPKEMLPILDKPTIQYIVEEAIESGVEDIIVVTGKGKRAIEDHFDIAFELEHILEEKGKLDILEKVRKSSNVNLHYIRQKEAKGLGHAVWCARNFIGDEPFAVLLGDDIVEADVPCTRQLIEQFERTGRSVIGVQTVCVDQTHRYGIVDPGERIDNLYHVNRFVEKPPKGKAPSNLAIMGRYVLTPDIFEYLGRHERGAGGEIQLTDAIQKLNEDQGVFAFDFQGTRYDVGEQLGFIMTTIDFALRNNDLKHQLMAELGEIMERELGKRLILGRSER
- a CDS encoding tyrosine-protein phosphatase — translated: MIDIHTHILPGLDDGANDWEDTLNMARAAVDEGITTLIATPHHANGRYNNKAVEVKEHTRLINERLITAGVPITIRPGQEIRVHDDLLEAWHREELLPLAGSEYVLIEMPSSRIPKEMIELIHELLILNLKPIIAHPERNAEVVKQPERLAELIEKGAFAQVTTHSLLGGFGRRIEQSAWSLCRSGLIHVVSSDAHHLDRRGFRLREAYEVVRERMGEQWENYFLNNALCVAEDRPFVGKPDAAPLTDGVLRRFISYFSGK